A window of Bacteroidota bacterium contains these coding sequences:
- a CDS encoding CTP synthase: MVKYIFITGGVVSSIGKGITAASLGLLLKQRGYRVTIQKFDPYINVDPGTMNPFQHGEVYVTEDGAETDLDLGHYERFLGLNMNRANNTTTGQIYYDVINRERQGEYLGATVQVIPHITDEIKRRMCKLGESGEYDIIITEIGGTIGDIESLPFIEAVRQLLHEFGKKNALTIHVTYVPYIRSAAEVKTKPTQHSVKALLELGIQPDLLVCRSEKNLSLEIRAKIASFCNVESSSVFSTQDCDTIYEVPLILHQEKMDLVVLKKFRLQDTKIELGQWKKFVNKIKNPDRTIEIAISGKYIDYHDAYKSIMESFVHAGAENGVKVKIRWVNAEDCETGDLNELFSGISGILVPGGFGIRGIEGKIKTINYARKNNIPFFGICLGMQCAVIEFARSECKLPKANSSEIKKGNYSVIDLMPGQKGIKNLGGSMRLGSYNCVIKEGTKAAEAYGVSDIWERHRHRYEVNNDFRGVLENAGLIISGTSPDGLLVEMIELKDHPWFVACQFHPELKSRATKAHPLFREFVKASKIYSLTN; this comes from the coding sequence TTGGTTAAGTACATTTTTATTACCGGCGGGGTAGTATCCTCGATTGGTAAAGGAATAACAGCCGCATCGTTGGGATTGTTACTGAAACAGCGTGGCTACCGGGTAACAATCCAGAAATTTGATCCGTACATCAATGTGGATCCGGGAACGATGAATCCATTTCAGCACGGTGAAGTGTATGTAACCGAAGATGGTGCTGAAACGGACCTCGATCTGGGGCATTATGAGCGATTTCTCGGATTGAATATGAACCGTGCAAATAATACCACCACCGGACAGATTTACTATGATGTTATCAACAGAGAGAGACAGGGTGAATACCTTGGAGCTACTGTTCAGGTAATACCGCACATCACAGATGAGATTAAAAGACGGATGTGTAAGCTTGGTGAATCAGGTGAATATGACATAATAATTACCGAGATTGGCGGGACAATCGGCGATATAGAAAGCCTTCCGTTTATCGAAGCGGTCAGACAATTGCTTCATGAGTTTGGTAAAAAGAATGCCCTGACCATCCATGTTACTTATGTGCCATATATTCGTTCTGCTGCCGAGGTAAAAACCAAGCCCACACAGCATTCCGTAAAAGCCCTTCTGGAACTCGGGATCCAACCGGACCTTCTTGTATGCCGATCCGAGAAGAATCTTTCACTCGAGATAAGAGCCAAGATTGCTTCATTTTGTAATGTGGAAAGTTCTTCGGTTTTCTCGACTCAGGATTGCGACACAATCTACGAAGTGCCTCTGATTCTGCATCAGGAGAAAATGGACCTTGTGGTACTGAAAAAGTTCAGGTTGCAGGATACGAAAATTGAACTCGGGCAATGGAAGAAATTCGTAAATAAGATTAAAAATCCTGACCGTACAATAGAAATTGCTATTAGTGGCAAGTACATCGACTATCATGATGCTTATAAAAGCATAATGGAATCATTCGTACATGCGGGTGCAGAAAACGGTGTAAAAGTCAAAATCAGATGGGTAAACGCAGAAGACTGCGAAACAGGTGATTTGAATGAGTTGTTCTCCGGTATAAGTGGAATTCTGGTTCCCGGAGGATTTGGCATCCGGGGAATTGAGGGAAAAATAAAGACCATCAATTACGCCCGAAAAAACAACATTCCATTTTTCGGAATTTGTCTCGGCATGCAATGTGCGGTAATTGAATTTGCAAGATCAGAGTGCAAACTGCCAAAAGCAAACAGTTCTGAAATCAAGAAAGGCAACTACTCGGTTATTGACCTTATGCCGGGTCAAAAAGGAATTAAAAACCTCGGTGGTTCAATGAGACTCGGTTCTTATAATTGCGTCATTAAAGAAGGCACCAAGGCAGCCGAGGCATACGGTGTCAGCGATATCTGGGAAAGACACCGTCACAGATATGAGGTAAACAACGATTTTCGGGGTGTGTTGGAGAATGCAGGGTTGATAATAAGCGGTACCTCACCCGATGGTTTACTTGTTGAAATGATTGAATTGAAGGACCACCCGTGGTTTGTAGCTTGCCAGTTCCATCCTGAATTGAAGAGCCGGGCGACCAAGGCTCATCCTCTGTTCCGGGAGTTTGTGAAGGCAAGCAAGATTTATTCCCTCACAAACTGA